ATCAAAGGTCTCACTCGAGTATAGATCCCAATATTTATCAGCAAGTTGGTTTACTGTTTTAACACATTCAATACTTTCTGGGAAGAGGAAGGATTGATGAAGCAATCCTAAATGTTCATACCACAATGCCAAACGGAAGCCATGGATTTGGCCTCTTGCTGGCTCTCTAGCTGACAAATGATATGGTTGGTAACCTCCCATTGCTATCTCTGAGTCCCTTGCACCATCCATTGATCTTTGGTTGATGTTGGCTGATCCCACTATTATGTATTCATCATCAACTGTTTCAAAAATTGCAAACCAATTCTTAGCTTTGTTAAAACAAATATCACTCTACTTTCAGCTTTTAGTACTATATTTTCAACTTTGATTCATTATCTTAGTCCTACTTACAAAACATCTTATTTTCGTCCTCGGCATCTCATAAGGTGACTGTTTTGATTTCTATTTGCAAGATCTTAAAGAAATCTAGTAGATATTACGTGggataaaaattaaagaaagttATCGACTAAAAGAATCGAGTATAAGGGTCAAAACGAACAAACTGTAATTATTATAGTCTATACAAACAAAATAGTTTGCACCCTAAACACAAATTTTTATTATAACTAACATGGATATTTCAAAAGTATATAGACCAAAATGAACCGAACGAGACACATAAACCAGAGTGATATTTAATCCTACTAAAAAGAACTTAAACAAAGAGTCATGACTTACCAATCATCATCTTGGAATGAACATAAATCATGAAGCGCCTAGATTGCTGGGCTCTAAGGTAATCAGAATTTTCATCAGGTGATTCTGATGGTTCATATTCTCCAGGCTTTTTAACTTCACGATTCCCGACACAAAAGAATGTCAGATAGTTTCTAGGATCTTCTTCAACCCCATTAGCTCTAAGAGCTAGAACTATATCTTTATACATCATTTCCATTGTTCTCCTTTGCCAATCTAATATTGCCTGAACTGTTCCCCCTTCAGGAAATCCTTCAGGCCACATTGGAACAAGAATGTACACTGTGAACCTTTCTCTTGCTTCAATCTTACTCATAATCTTAAGAGAAAGTTCCTTTGGAATTAGATGCAGGGCGTTAATTACCTCAGGCTTCACATCATCACCTCTCCATTCAAATGAGCTTCCAAGGAAATACTGATTCTCAATGTATATGAAATTCTTTGCTCTTCTAATAGCATTAATGTAAGCATCTTGAATACTTCGATCAATGGTGTTGTCCTTTCCACTTACCAATCCAGCTTTTGCTGCTTCTTCAGGCGAGTCGGGGAAACCAAAAGCTGCCCCACCATCGATAGACCTGAAAACTTGAACATTCCAACTATCAAAGTCGTCCGGGAAGGTGACAGGTGATGGAGTGATGAAGATCTGATCTAAATCCCTCAACTTCACAAGCAAATCCTTCCCACCTTGCTTCCTCCATCTCTGTTCAAAATTGTGCAAAACATCCCACGCAACAGGTCCTTCGAGGCGGGAATGGATATCGTGCCACGGCTCTCTAGGACCACCTTTGTTAATGGAAGTGCCCGCAAAATTTGGCTGATGGAAATCATCATGATGAGCAGAATCCAAAGTCCTGAAAAGGGAATGAAATGGGGTATCATACCTACCATCACAAAGATCAAGCCCACCAACAAAACTAACAATTCTCCTTTTACTTGGATCCCCATTTGGCAAAGCACTATCCACCACAACAATCTTCTGATGATGAGTGAACATTGTCCCAACAGCAATATCCTGAATAACATTAGCCCCATCATCAGGATTACGAGGACACAAAACACAATGAACATCAGTATTAGCAAAGAACTTAGCAGTATCTTCATCATGAGTTGCCATTAACCCCTCCTCCTTGAAAAAAGGAACGGAAGTCGTATCATTCCAAATAAGCAAAAGAACTGTAACACCTTCTCCAGCTTTTTTCTTAAGCAATTCACCGAGCATTATATCTCCACCAGGCTTTGGCCTTCTTTTATCTCTCACCAAAGAAATCTCAGTATAAACAGACCATCCAGAAATATAAATCAAATGTTTAGCATTCATAATCGCATCAAAAACATCTTCCCAACATCTATGAGGCTCATAAAACTTCCCCCCAGCAAGAGGGATTTTAGGGATAAAGTTATCAGGAACATGAGCATCTTGATACAGAGTTACCTTACAACCACGTCTTTGAGAGAAGTAAGTGTAGGGAACACCAGGAAACTTGGGACTTTTGATGCCACGACCCCAGTTTTGATCCTTAGTGACATCAAAGAACTGTAACTTGACGTGAATTTTGGGTTCCCCACGAATGGGTTTCTTTTGTTCATCTAAGATTGGAACCCATTTGTCAACTTCATCACCACGGATGATCTCACGAACAGGTAAATAAGCTCTGCCGATTAAGGTTGCGCCAATTGGGTTGTCGTCTTTGACAGTGAAGATGATGTTGGAAGCCATATGAGCACAGTAGATATGGAAAGTTTCGTACCATTTTGGATTTGAATGTTCTCTTTCAAGCCTTCTTGTTCTTCCAACTCTGGCTTTCTCAAGATCAATGGTTGCATATAGCCTCGTTATTCCTCTCCCAAACCCAACTGCTTCCTCTACGTTTTCAACCAACTAAACACACCAAAATTTATATTCATACATCACACTCAGTTTGGTGCATTCATCACCAAAGAAGAAAATGAGTACTTACACAAGAATGAAGAAGGGTTAAAAGTTAAACCTTCAAACATAGAGATCATATTCAAACAAAACTTAAACCTAAggataaaaatgataaaatttggAAATATATAGACAAAGAATTTTTATTTATACTCTTCcgttaaaaaaatgtttaaaatacaTTTGGTAGATTATTTTGACGGGTTGTAAACActttttttataacattttgaaattaaaaattaattacgacgttaagacaaaagaaaaaaggtacATTTTCTTTAATCTACCTGTTTCAAGAAATTGCGACCACCGGAGTGAAGCTTATCAACTTCATAGATGGTGACATGAAGGGTGCCATGAAGCAGAATATGTGCCATTTCTCAATGATCctaaaaaagtatataaaaatGAGCACACTTCAACGATAATCAAAATATATTTcttaaagtaaagaaaaaacacaaacattcttctataaataaaaataattatatttgagaCTAATCTTAGTCTAcgatattttgatttttgacCTTAGCATATCAATCCAAAGGAAAACAATTACTAAAATTTACAAATTCTTGAAAAAGTTACACTtttgatactaattgaaatcGACATGACATcaactttttatttaaaaactaaattttcttttagaatttttaattattaaaattttgaaacaattatatatatgtgtgtttgtGTGGGTGTGTGTGTTTCCATGGATTCTTTCTCCCTCACCTCCACCaatcattttttctttattgttaaAACTAGATAGTGCATGCCAATTACAACCAAGTCACTCTGATGCttcaatataaatatttgaatCAAATTACTTTGAAACCTTTCTTTtagtttaaaaaacaaaaccatTATTAAAAGGGTCCTTTAACTTTTTGGTATATTTAAAAACACTCATCTCATTTGTTGCTTTAAAACCAAATTTCAGAGCATAACTGATAGATttcaaaaaagaattcattttcttttaccAAATGTGAACCATACAATAAACAAATAGGTGAACAAATTATAACTTTaagaaatggaaaataaaaaatgaaatttataatGATAAAACGAGACTTCAATCCTTATACTTTTGAGTTTTTGTTCATTTGTTGATATAAACATAGGTCAACTAAAATAATACTATCAACCTTGAAATCAtgtttttgttcattttaattgttatattaaaaaaaaaaaaacagtgtTTTATACTTAAAAGATAAACAAATGTGATTTAAAGATTTGTAAGTTAAACTTTACGAAAGAGTATAAAtatgagaagaaaagaaaaagagaaattgaaAAGATTCCAAGTGGCGAAGGCGATAACAGCAAGTGGCCCCTCAATCACAActacaaaaataaattattactaTACTAATAATACTAAAAATATCCAACACATGATTGGCTAAGCCGCCCCCACATCCCACGGCGGATCTCCGCCCTCCACAGCGACCGGAGCTCGGAGATCCGATCTCCTCATCGACCCCCCACCTCGCTCGGTCACTAACCCCCGTGAAGATCTGTTGGAATCCCGGCGATTACCAAGATCCTTCTAAATGGATCTTCTTAGACTACCcattttaaagagaaaaagcaAGGAAAAAGTCGTCCGAGAAGTAATAGCAGAGCACAAATTTTTTTAGAGAGCAGAAACTCTATAGAAATTTGAGGTAAGAAAAGGGAATTAGAAGGAGAGAAGTGGGTTAGAAAAAGGAAGTTAAAATACCTTTCTTTCCTGTGCTGATTTTTGTTTGTAGATTGTGTTATATCTTGAGCTTCagtgaaggagaagaagaagaagaagaagaagaagaagaagaagagaagagttATGAgtgaagagaaaagaaaataatgaagaAATGGAGGGACTTTTTCCCCCTTCTTTGGATGCCAAATGTCCTTCTCTATAATGAAATAAttgcacacacacacacacacttatattttatatatataaaaggcaAATTTAGTTTTAGATTTTAGTAAATTACAAATATTGATTTAAATCCTCAACTTTTACGTATAAATTCAAAAGTTTTAGTTAGTTTCAACTTTGGGTATGGTTGTGGCACATTGATTTGAAATTAGTGGAGTTTTGCTTTGCTTAACTATGGGTTTCACGTTTGGAATAAATTTTTTGGATCTTCTCCGGGGAGGAAATTCAAGCTTTCCTTTTATGGATTTAGAGGTAGAGGTCTGTTAGAGCATGATTTGTGTTGAAACTCTACCAATTTATGAGAGGTGTGGTTTAGGTTGGTTCAACCATTTCAATTGTATTGTGTTATAATTTTGTAACTTAATCTTTAAATTATTGTTGATGGACTAAAGTTAAGAAGTACTAATATATTGTTTTAACATTATCATACTCTCTTAAAAGTTTcataaatgttttaaaaatctAACCTTTGAACTAGAAATTTGGAATAGACATTCAATTGGACATATGACAGTGTAAAATGTAAAAGTTTCATAAAATCTAAAAATCTAacataagtttttttttttttttctcttttgtattAATTTCTTTTGGAGAGGGTTTAAGTGGGGAATAAGTTTATGCAAATGGttattttaatttacttttgAAAAGCATTCCTTTCCTTTTTGTCATAATAATAGGAGAAAGAAACATCAagaattgattatacattttgAATTAATTAGCCAAGAGTGTCATGATTAAACCAAGAGACTAGGGCCCAAATCAAAACATAGCCTCAACAAATAATTCTACctcaattttaatttgttttgatttaGTTTGATGCTCGTTaggagaaaaaataaaattaaattaaaaacacaaaaaaatttaattccCTAACAACATCGTAGTTATATTCAGAAAAGAACGTAGTACATAATACTTCGATAATAAAGTATATACAAATGAGAAAGTTTATATACGATACCATTCTGAAACCCTAAATAAGGTAGACTCAAAATAAAAGTTCAAACGAAAAATCAAACATAATCGAAATGTTAATTTAGTTTTTGCAGTACATTGCTCCTGGAATTTTCTAGAGTGTGCTAAACAACGTATCTAAAGCATATTAACAGTGACATTATATGAGTTTTAACACATTTGACGCGTTTCAAACTTGTATTTTTGGCGAATGCATGAATCGAAAAGTCTATTTTACTTGTAGTGGTATCTAAACACGTTTAATTTGTTCAAACTATATTATAATGTTTATTTCATCTATCGAGAAAGATTGTGTTTTGAATCACTATTCTATTGCCAAAAGTAAGAAAGTAATATTTAATCTTCTTAGGGTATATGAAAGTAATCTTCTTAAGCTATATTTTAATTAAGTTTCTATTTCtcaagtaataataataaagacaACAAAAACAATGAAAGTCATAATTGAAAAGAAACATTTTGTTATTAGAATATTATTAGTCTAAGTAATGTTGATTTACATCGTTATTAGAATTTCTTTTATCAAAGagatataatatttttttttgtttgcttcatgaaattaatataaaatcCAAATTATATACCATAATCaaaaacatttatttttaaaacgaTTATTTGTCactatttttattgtttatggttatttacaaatatagcaaaatgatccaacttaataataaatatagcaaaagttTATGTCTACACATTTTATCAATATTTATCAACACTTTTGTCGAAATTAATTTTTCTCATGAAATATCATTTTGACTCTAGATCTTCTACCGAGTCGCTTAACCTTCTtccattaaaaaagaaaagagaaaagaggaaaaaaaaattaaaagagttTGGTTAAGGAAGGGACAATCAAAGAGAATGCAAAAATAATTTAACTAAATCTCGAAATGTATTTTCTTGAGGGGACAATAACTCTAATCTACATGACACTAGTTAAGCTTATATACACGAGCATTAGACTATGAGGaagaaattttaaataataatacttATGTGCATTTTCAGATATatcaaaatgaattaaaatatttataaaatatagtaaactTTGTAGTAGTTGATGGATTGAAACTAATAGAAGCGAATCAGTTTCTATCACCtaatagaatataaaattttgctgtatattttgtaaatatttttagtagatttgtcatttacaataatttctttaatatttataatgATGATGAATAAATTGAGTAAAATCCACACATTTTTTTAGGCATGTGAGTTTACAAAATCAAACCAAATTATAGATAAAACAATATGTGAATGTGGAACATTCGGACCATTAAAAATAATCTAAGTGTgcttattgaaaaataaataatgataccATTTAAAACAGATCAGCGACAACTCATTTTTACCATTGTTgaattaataaaaactaaaaattgtCTAAACAAACATAGCTTAATTGACATACGAGAGTGTTATTAACTGCAAGAAGTATGTGGTTTTGTATACCCCAAACCCTATCGAACCaaaaaaaccaataaaagcTAAATCGAAAACTATCAATACAAAGAAATCTCATAAGATGGATAACAATGCATATAGTGGTTTGAATCCCTCCTTCAAACTCAAGAAAAAGTcgtgaaaattaaaataaccaTATTCCTTTCTTGactcctttttttcttcttaagaatgaataattaatgataatgataaCAATATCTTGAATTTATGGAATGATAATAAATACAACTAAGTATAGATTCTATTTCAGCTTAGAGGTTAAATTTTAGTAAACTATATGTTGAATCAATCTTAAAATTAGTTATTATTActttgaatgtttttttttttttcttcttctggaaTTTGGTTAAAACAAGAAAGAATATATTTGAAGTGttatgaagagatgtcaaattattaattatcattACTATGTAGTCTATGTTAAAATATACcttttgtttataatatttttttaggtACAACTTAGAGCACTGAATTTGAACATAAAACCTTTAGATTCTCGTTAAATTCAGGCGCCAGcattttagtttctaaattttaattttcttttttaaattcgCTAAGAGTTACATCTTAgatataaaattcaaaattttgtctCATTTATTAACCCATTTTTAAGAATTCAAAAAATTATCAAAGACCAACacaaaattaatttagaatataaatttattaaaaaaattgttcaaaatgacaaagtgttgaaaatatttacaaatatacaaaaatttcataatctattattattaatagacAATGATACGAATATCGATAAACATCGATCATAAATAAATAGTACTAGTGTTTATTAATGATATTTTTacatattttgatttattttgttagAGTTGAAAAACAATCCTAAAAACCAATTTATATCCTTTAACAGGTGTTTGGTGAGTTGTAATTAATTATGTGATAAGTTTTGTACAGtaaaatatataatacaaaatttATCGTTTGGATTGAAAGTTCTGAATCTGATTtataatacaaaatttatttcGTTCCGCAAATTTTGAAcataattattttggtttttatgTTTTACGATCTCATTTTTAATTCCATCTTTAGATTATTCACGTTTTGATTACATTCAAAACATTAGTTAAAACCTATTGAATAGGTTTAAATATAAAGTAAGTAAAAGCAAACCTCAGACACACAAAAGAAGTTTCAAATGATGGATCAAGTGTTTTTGGGTGAAATACCGACTTTGGGTGATTTTTGCTGCTAATGGTTCGAAGAACGAACGTGGCTCGAAGTTAGAGGATGCCGACACTTTTGTGGAGCAATATCCGACGGTCCAAACAAAAAAGTTGACACCATCCATTATGATGATCTTTTCTCAAATGACAATGGGTTGGGATGTCCCACCCGTTTGTCATTATTTAcactctttttctttcatcacgtttattttttctcttaCAATCCATTcatccaaaaagaaaaactggTATCTCCAACCATGAGTGAAGGCTGTGCAAGTTCTAGTGTCTATGGTGTAAAATCTAAAAGAGTTGGAACCTACGATGTAAGGACTTAGAACCTTACTCGCGACTAAACATTTGCTTGAAACTCCAAGTAAGGGTGAGTTAAGTGAACTGCAACATTTGGGAGGATGTGTTAGAATAATGGAGAGTTAAGACTTATTTCTACCTCTATTTTGCCATGTACAATACAACTATTCTCAATTCATTAGTTGAGATAACCAACACTCTCTCTCTATCTCAAATGTTTTCGGTAACGTAACTCCACTCTCCGACAATTAAACTTTGCGATCACCTCTGGTGACTATAACTTCAACAATCACCTTTAATGAACTCTTCGACAACCAATTGATCTAGTGAAGACTTCAACCCCCAACTTGGGCTCTCTTAGTGTAGTGGAAAACTTCGACAACCTTTATTCGATAGTATCTTTTggtaactattttattttattttctttctttttctaaccCTACTTTTCTAATTTATCTCCCCAAAAATTAAGGCGTTTGCATTATTCTTTCGGACAACAATTAAATCCTTTActaaattaaaacaataaaaGCGGACTTTTAAAAgctatttttcttatttttcaaattttgacttgGTTTTTAAACCActagaaaaaataaatagataacaTAGAAAGACATTTGGAAGCGAGAGGAAATAGTGTCTATAAACttgattttcaaaaacaaaaactaaaaacaaggCTAACAAACTGGGcttaaatattttctaaaaaaattagtCTATCTATACTCTTATCTCTCTCTAACTTGTTTAAAATGTCAAAACTTTCTCCCCGAGTCAACCTTTTTGATCCTTGTGGAATGAATGAGTTCTTCGGACCCGACCGACCGCccatattattttcttaataaaataaACCTATACTTTTTTCTTTCAGAATTACTAAAATGAGCATAACTCAATCTAATACAAAATTCAACCATCGACCACTTCAATGTTAGAAATTCCACTCTGCAATATGAtcaaccaaaagaaaaacttttatctgttaattttgtttttcactACAACTTCTCTTTATTTTCCCCTAAGTTACTTGACCAAAAAACTAATGTTAAATGATTTAATATTAACTTAAATgttttaaatcaattaatagataattaaaaaaagattgcTTATAGAAGtcatcaaatcaaataaaaccAAAGGATTAAAGTATAGAATCTTGACACCCCTTATGCTTGTACCAATTAATGAAAACCAAACTAAAAAATCTGGCTAATAGTTACATAGCACTATAAAATTTAAAGAGGGAAGGAAAACTAAACTAAAAACTCAAAGAAAAGTGTGCACACTTTTTTAAGACCAAGTAAAAATCATACTCATAcctcaaaagaaaataaaaaagcaatTAACCATAATATTCTtaacaaaagagagagagatagatGAAGCACCATGGAGATTATGTTTGGACCCGTTGAGGCCTTTAGAGCCCAATATTAATCATTTCTCTACCCCCCAAAACCCATGAACAGGTTGCACCAGAAGATCACTGCAGCAAATAGTTAAAACAAAAACtatttaatgtgtatatattTAGTTAGGTATACAGGTTTTGATAAGTTGATGGATTGAAAAAGATGAAAGGGTAGAATGATATTATAAGAAAGGAGAAATGGAGGGAGAAGAAATTAAGTTTGGAAGTGTGTTTAAAGAAGGGGATGAAAATGGGATAGAGAGTAGTTGGTAAAGACATAAATACATAAGAAACAACTTAGCTCTCAAATACAATACAAAGAGTTGGGCCATAACTTTGTATAAATGCCCACTTTCCATATATTAATCAATTAATATTTCCCattgaaagagaagaagaagaagaaggagaagaagaagaagaagaaaagcctTAAGTTTTCAAACATCACAACTTTCTGAAACTCATTGTTTGGGTTGGCTCGAACCTGGATAATTAAACGTGTGGATATCCCAATTTTCTATCTCCCAAAAGTTGAAAGAAAATAACACTAATGATATAGAAAAATTAACCCACCTTTCTCGTCTAGTTTCTATTTGGTCTATGTTAGGTTATGCATTTGATTTCGatttagtttatatatttcaaaacGCTATAGTTTTACCTTTCGGGATAtgaattttgtttcattttagaaaaatctcgattttgaaattttattgtttaaaattttcaaaactaaCTTTCATACTAAGTTGAAACATAATGAATAACAAtacttttaaattaattaaaaatggaAACTGAATAGGTATcgaggaaaaatgaaattaaaagtgTAAGTCTTGAAATATAGGAATTCAAACAAAAATCGAAATCAAAtcttaaaacttaaaaagtaCGAGATGTTTAACGATGGTGaaatgggtttttttttctacaaTATATATTACAAGGAATCTCTCTCTAAAGGGAAAAAAGTTATTCTAATTGGGGATGTAAATGTTTTGTATTCACAAAGTTTCATAATTATATAATCATGATATGTATTTCCTTTTTAATGATTATGTTGACGTTTTATATTCAATTGAACTATACAAGT
This region of Cucumis melo cultivar AY chromosome 7, USDA_Cmelo_AY_1.0, whole genome shotgun sequence genomic DNA includes:
- the LOC103494704 gene encoding phospholipase D alpha 1; its protein translation is MAHILLHGTLHVTIYEVDKLHSGGRNFLKQLVENVEEAVGFGRGITRLYATIDLEKARVGRTRRLEREHSNPKWYETFHIYCAHMASNIIFTVKDDNPIGATLIGRAYLPVREIIRGDEVDKWVPILDEQKKPIRGEPKIHVKLQFFDVTKDQNWGRGIKSPKFPGVPYTYFSQRRGCKVTLYQDAHVPDNFIPKIPLAGGKFYEPHRCWEDVFDAIMNAKHLIYISGWSVYTEISLVRDKRRPKPGGDIMLGELLKKKAGEGVTVLLLIWNDTTSVPFFKEEGLMATHDEDTAKFFANTDVHCVLCPRNPDDGANVIQDIAVGTMFTHHQKIVVVDSALPNGDPSKRRIVSFVGGLDLCDGRYDTPFHSLFRTLDSAHHDDFHQPNFAGTSINKGGPREPWHDIHSRLEGPVAWDVLHNFEQRWRKQGGKDLLVKLRDLDQIFITPSPVTFPDDFDSWNVQVFRSIDGGAAFGFPDSPEEAAKAGLVSGKDNTIDRSIQDAYINAIRRAKNFIYIENQYFLGSSFEWRGDDVKPEVINALHLIPKELSLKIMSKIEARERFTVYILVPMWPEGFPEGGTVQAILDWQRRTMEMMYKDIVLALRANGVEEDPRNYLTFFCVGNREVKKPGEYEPSESPDENSDYLRAQQSRRFMIYVHSKMMIVDDEYIIVGSANINQRSMDGARDSEIAMGGYQPYHLSAREPARGQIHGFRLALWYEHLGLLHQSFLFPESIECVKTVNQLADKYWDLYSSETFDRDLPGHLLRYPIAVSADGQVTELPGFQFFPDTKARVLGNKSNYIPPILTT